One window of the Triticum dicoccoides isolate Atlit2015 ecotype Zavitan chromosome 3B, WEW_v2.0, whole genome shotgun sequence genome contains the following:
- the LOC119277674 gene encoding bZIP transcription factor ABI5 homolog — translation MASEMSKDVKFSEEEVTSHPRVLEGEEQPVVAPARQSSIFALTLDELQYSVCEAGRNFGSMNMDEFMSNIWNAEEFQAATGGGLVGMEMAPVVGAGGGRGGGDAGGSNLARQESFSLPPPMCQKTVEEVWDEINREPRPVHVQPQAAQPSQQPPVQPSVATNDRQGTLGEMTLEQFLVKAGVVRGSGAGGQAPVPVDMVHAQMNPAQQGQQPGPMMYPMAPANGMFPVMGYVKEFIPNGYARIVVVPPPPPPQGGVGIMSPGSSDGRSAMTQADMMNCMGDGTMMESGGTWKRGAPEDQSCERSIERRHRRMIKNRESAARSRARKQAYTVELEAELNHLKEENARLKAEEKTILLTKKQMLVEKMIEQSKENVNAKKGGTLSRRCGSCIW, via the exons ATGGCGTCGGAGATGAGCAAGGACGTGAAGTTCTCCGAGGAAGAAGTCACCTCACACCCGCGCGTTCTCGAAGGTGAGGAGCAGCCGGTGGTTGCGCCAGCGCGGCAGTCTTCCATCTTCGCGCTGACGCTGGACGAGCTGCAATACTCGGTGTGCGAGGCGGGGCGCAACTTCGGGTCCATGAACATGGACGAATTCATGAGCAACATATGGAATGCTGAGGAGTTCCAAGCGGCGACTGGCGGTGGCTTGGTGGGCATGGAGATGGCTCCTGTGGTGGGTGCTGGTGGAGGCAGAGGTGGCGGAGATGCAGGAGGAAGCAACCTAGCCCGTCAGGAGTCGTTCTCTTTGCCTCCCCCGATGTGCCAAAAGACGGTGGAGGAGGTGTGGGATGAGATCAACAGGGAGCCCCGCCCGGTGCATGTCCAGCCTCAGGCCGCGCAACCCTCACAGCAGCCTCCTGTCCAGCCATCGGTTGCGACCAACGACCGGCAGGGGACCCTAGGCGAGATGACGCTGGAGCAGTTCCTTGTCAAGGCCGGCGTGGTCCGGGGATCGGGTGCCGGCGGCCAGGCACCTGTGCCGGTCGACATGGTCCATGCACAGATGAACCCCGCGCAACAGGGGCAACAACCTGGCCCAATGATGTACCCAATGGCACCAGCCAATGGCATGTTCCCGGTGATGGGATACGTCAAGGAGTTCATCCCCAATGGGTACGCAAGGATTGTTGTggtgccgccaccaccacctcctcaagGTGGGGTGGGTATCATGAGCCCCGGGTCGTCAGACGGGAGGAGCGCCATGACGCAGGCTGACATGATGAACTGCATGGGCGATGGAACGATGATGGAGAGTGGCGGCACCTGGAAACGCGGTGCCCCAGAGGATCAGTCTTGCGAGAGAAGCatcgagcgccgccaccgccgcatgATCAAGAACCGTGAGTCAGCCGCACGATCGCGTGCTAGGAAGCAG GCTTATACCGTGGAGCTTGAAGCTGAACTGAACCACCTCAAGGAGGAGAACGCTCGTCTGAAAGCTGAGGAG AAGACAATTCTGCTGACCAAGAAACAAATG TTGGTTGAGAAGATGATAGAACAGTCCAAGGAGAACGTGAACGCCAAGAAGGGTGGCACCCTCTCGCGGCGCTGTGGCAGCTGCATCTGGTGA